The genomic segment ACGTGGAAAGGACAAGATCCACCCGGCCACGCGCAGCTTCCAGGCCATCCGCATCCACATCAATCGCGAGCTGGCCGATCTGGAAGCCGGCCTCGATGCGGCGGTGGAACGGCTCAAGCCCGGCGGCCGCCTGGCGATCATCAGCTTCCATTCGCTGGAAGACCGCATCGTCAAGCAGTACATGAACCGACTGGCCAAGGCGCCGCCGGCCAACCGCCGCCTGCCCGAGGCGGAGGTGTTCGTGCCCACCCTGGATCTGATCGGCGGCGCCATCAAGGCCACCGACGAAGAGCTGGCGGCCAACCCGCGTGCCCGCAGCGCCGTGCTGCGCGTGGCCCAGAAGCGGGAGGCCGATGCATGAGCCGGCTGCTGCTGATCATCCTGTTGGCCTCGACCGTGGCCTCGGCGATCGGCGTCGTGTTCGTGCGTCACCGTCATCGGCAGACGTTCATCGAGCTGTCGCGCGCCGAGCGCAAGCGCGATGACATCAACCTGGAGTTCGGCCGCCTGCAGCTGGAACAGGCCACCCTGGCCGAAGCCAATCGTGTCGATCGCATCGCCCGCGAAAAGCTGGGCATGAAGTTCCCCGAGGCCGCCGACATCGTGGTGGTGCGGCCATGAGCAAGACCGGCCGCAACCGCCCGCGCAACGCCTTCAACCTGCGCCAGCGCCTGCGCTGGGTCGCGCTGGCGCTGGGCCTGTGCTCGGTGTCGCTGGTTGGCCGTGCTGCCTATGTGCAGATCATCAACAGCGACTTCTACCAGCGCCAGGGCGAGGCCCGTTACCTGCGCGAGCTGCCGATCAAGACCTCGCGCGGCATGATCACCGACCGCAACGGCGAGCCGCTGGCGGTGTCCACGCCGGTTGCCTCGATCTGGGTCAACCCGCAGGACCTGCTGCGTTCGCCCGAGCGCATCCCGGAGCTGGCCCAGGCGGTCGGCATGTCGGTGGATGAGTTGAGCAGCCGCCTGTCGCAGAAGTCGGACAAGGAATTCATGTACCTGCGCCGCCGGATCAATCCGGACGAGGCAGAGAAAGTGGTCGCGCTGAAGATTCCGGGCGTGGCCGCGCAGCGCGAGTTCCGCCGCTTCTACCCGCAGGGTGAGGCGATGGCGCACGTGCTGGGCTTCACCAACATTGACGACCGCGGCCAGGAAGGCCTGGAGCTGGCGTTCGACGAATGGCTGCGCGGCAAGGCCGGCGCCAAGCGGGTGATCCGCAACCGCAAGGGCGAGACCGTCGAGAGCGATCTGCTGCGCGCCGCCGAACCGGGCAAGGACCTGACCCTCAGCATCGACCGCCGCATCCAGTACCTGGCCTTCAAGGAGCTGCGCAACGCGCTGGTGGCCAACAAGGCGGCCGGCGGTTCGATGGTGATCATGGACGTGACCACCGGCGAGATCCTGGCCATGGTCAACCTGCCGACCTACAACCCGAATTCGCTGACCGGCGCGCTGCCCGATGCGCGCCGCAACCGTGCGGTGACCGATCTGGTCGAGCCGGGTTCGACGATGAAGCCGCTGACCATCGCCACCGCGCTGCAGGCCGGTGCGGTGACCAAGGACACCATCATCGACACCAACCCGGGTTACATGACCCTGGGCCGCTTCACCATCCGCGACGTGCCGCGCAACAACGGCGTGCTGAACGTGACCGGCGTGATCACCCGCAGTTCGAACGTGGGTGCGGCCAAGGTCGCGGCGAAGATGCCGGACCAGGTGTTCTACGACGGCGTGCGCCGCTTCGGTTACGGCTCGGTGCCGCATAGCGGTTTCCCGGGTGAATCCGGCGGCGTGGTGCTGCGCCCGGCGCGCTGGTCGGGCACCACCAAGACCACCATGTCCTACGGCTACGGCCTGAACGTCACCCCGCTGCAGATCGCCACGGCCTACTCGGCGCTGGCCAACGGCGGTCGGCTGATCGCGCCGACCTTCGTCAAGGGCCAGCGCAACGAAGGCCAGCAGATCATCGACGAGAACGTCGCCAAGCAGGTGGTGGCGATGATGGAAACGGTGGTGACCCAGGGCGGCGCCAAGCAGGCGGCGGTGCTGGGCTACCGCGTGGCCGGCAAGACCGGTACCGCACGCAAGGCCGGCCCCGGTGGTTACGAGCGCGGCCACTACAACGCGCTGTTCGCCGGCGTGGTGCCGGCCACCAACCCGCGTTTCGCCACCGTCATCGTCATCAACGACCCGCAGGCCGGCAAGTTCTACGGCGGCCTGGTGTCGGCGCCGGTCTATCACAACGTGATGGAAGGCACCCTGCGCCTGATGGACGTGCCGCTGGATGACCTGCAGTCGTGGTTGGCCGCGCAGCAGTCCGGCAAGGTCGGCCATTCGGCTTCGATCCTGCCTGCGCCGCCGGCCGAAGCCGCACTGCCGGTGGATGCCGCCGCTGAATTCGATGCTGCGCTACCGAGCGCGCATGCCCAGACGCCGCCCGCTACGGGAGGCACGCAATGAGTCCTTCGATGTTGCTTTCGCAGTTGCTTCCGGACGTGGCCCTGGCGGGCCATGACCCCGTTCTGACCGGCCTGGTGCTGGACAGCCGCGCCGTACGCCCCGGTAATGCCTTCGTTGCCATCGCCGGGTTCGGCGCGCATGGCCTGGGCTTTGTCGAGCAGGCCCGCGCGGCCGGTGCCAGCGCCATCCTGTTCGAACCGCCGGCGCCTGCCGAGCTGCCGGCACCGGCCGATGCGATCGCGGTGCCGGGCCTGCGCGCGCGCATGGGCGCGATGGCCGACCAGTTCCATGGCGCGCCGTCGCGGGCGATGGCGATGGTCGGCGTGACCGGCACCAACGGCAAGACCTCCACCGTGCAGCTGCTGGCCCAGGCCTGGCACCTGCTCGGAACGCCCAGTGGCAGTATCGGCACGCTGGGTGCCGGACTTTATGGTGCGGTCGAACCGACCGGCTTCACCACGCCGCTGGTGCTGCAGATGCATGCGCTGCTGGCGCAGCTGCGCGATGCCGGTGCACGTGCGGTGGCGATGGAAGTCAGCTCGCATGCGCTGGACCAGGGCCGCGTGGATGCCGTGCACTATGACGTGGCGGTGTTCACCAACCTCACCCGCGACCATCTGGACTACCACGGCGACATGGCCAGCTACGGCGCGGCCAAGGCGCGGCTGTTCCATCGCCCGGGCCTGAAGGCCGCCGTGGTCAACCTGGATGATGCATTCGGTCGCCAGCTGTTCGCTGGCCTGCCGGCGGGCGTGCAGCCGATCGGCCTGAGCTCGCGCGGTGCCACCGACGCCAGCGTGCGCGCCGAAGCGCTGCAGCTGGACGGCCGTGGCATCGCCTTCGAACTGGTCATCGACGGCAAGCGTGCCGCCGTGCAGTCGCCGCTGCTGGGCCGCTTCAACGTGGACAACCTGCTGGCCGTGGCCGGCACCCTGCATGCGCAGGGCCAGCCGCTGCCACGCATCGCCGAAGTGCTGTCGGCACTGCAGCCGATCCGTGGCCGCATGAACCGCCTCGGCGGCGAAGACGGCCT from the Stenotrophomonas maltophilia genome contains:
- the ftsL gene encoding cell division protein FtsL, with product MSRLLLIILLASTVASAIGVVFVRHRHRQTFIELSRAERKRDDINLEFGRLQLEQATLAEANRVDRIAREKLGMKFPEAADIVVVRP
- a CDS encoding peptidoglycan D,D-transpeptidase FtsI family protein, coding for MSKTGRNRPRNAFNLRQRLRWVALALGLCSVSLVGRAAYVQIINSDFYQRQGEARYLRELPIKTSRGMITDRNGEPLAVSTPVASIWVNPQDLLRSPERIPELAQAVGMSVDELSSRLSQKSDKEFMYLRRRINPDEAEKVVALKIPGVAAQREFRRFYPQGEAMAHVLGFTNIDDRGQEGLELAFDEWLRGKAGAKRVIRNRKGETVESDLLRAAEPGKDLTLSIDRRIQYLAFKELRNALVANKAAGGSMVIMDVTTGEILAMVNLPTYNPNSLTGALPDARRNRAVTDLVEPGSTMKPLTIATALQAGAVTKDTIIDTNPGYMTLGRFTIRDVPRNNGVLNVTGVITRSSNVGAAKVAAKMPDQVFYDGVRRFGYGSVPHSGFPGESGGVVLRPARWSGTTKTTMSYGYGLNVTPLQIATAYSALANGGRLIAPTFVKGQRNEGQQIIDENVAKQVVAMMETVVTQGGAKQAAVLGYRVAGKTGTARKAGPGGYERGHYNALFAGVVPATNPRFATVIVINDPQAGKFYGGLVSAPVYHNVMEGTLRLMDVPLDDLQSWLAAQQSGKVGHSASILPAPPAEAALPVDAAAEFDAALPSAHAQTPPATGGTQ
- a CDS encoding UDP-N-acetylmuramoyl-L-alanyl-D-glutamate--2,6-diaminopimelate ligase, with product MSPSMLLSQLLPDVALAGHDPVLTGLVLDSRAVRPGNAFVAIAGFGAHGLGFVEQARAAGASAILFEPPAPAELPAPADAIAVPGLRARMGAMADQFHGAPSRAMAMVGVTGTNGKTSTVQLLAQAWHLLGTPSGSIGTLGAGLYGAVEPTGFTTPLVLQMHALLAQLRDAGARAVAMEVSSHALDQGRVDAVHYDVAVFTNLTRDHLDYHGDMASYGAAKARLFHRPGLKAAVVNLDDAFGRQLFAGLPAGVQPIGLSSRGATDASVRAEALQLDGRGIAFELVIDGKRAAVQSPLLGRFNVDNLLAVAGTLHAQGQPLPRIAEVLSALQPIRGRMNRLGGEDGLPTVVVDYAHTPDALEQALDSLHGHLHGALFCVFGCGGERDTGKRPQMAAIAERLANQVIVTDDNPRGEDGDVIVADILAGFQNADAVTVQRSRARAIGLAVKRAGAGDIILIAGKGHEPYQEVNGVRHDFDDTEVAAAALAAKAGVLAAQAGEGIA